The window GCTGTTCGAGCCCGACATCGACCTCGGGGGACTCGACCGCGCCGCGCTGGGGACCTACTTCTGTCTCGGCTTCGCCCCGGCGCCCCGGACGGCGTTCCGGAACGTCACCAAGCTCCGACCCGGTGAACTCGCCGTGGTCGAGCACGAGGACGGCGGCCGCGGCGACGGCTCGCTCTCGGTGAACCGCCGCCGCTACTACCAGCCGACCATCGAGCCCCGGAATCCCTCGCTGGACACGGCCGCGACCGAACTCCACCGTCGCGTCGAGCGGGCGGTCGAGCGGCGGCTGATGAGCGACGTGCCGCTCGGCGCCTTCCTCTCGGGTGGCCTCGACTCCAGCATCGTCGTCGGGACGATGGCCGACCTCATGGACGAGCCGGTCCGGACGTTCACGGTCGGCTTCGACGAGGCCCGCTTCGACGAGTCCTGGGCGGCCCGGGAGGTCGCAGAGTACCACGGGACCGACCACTACGAGTACACGGTCACGCCGGACGACGTGCGCGAGGCCATCCCGGGCGTCCTCGACCGCCTCGGCGAGCCATTCGCGGACCCGTCGCTCGTCCCGACGAGCGTGGTCGCCCGCGAGACCGCGCGCGACGTGACCGTCGCGCTCTCGGGCGACGGCGCGGACGAGCTGTTCGCCGGCTACAGCAAGTACCGCGGCGAGCACCTTTCGACGTACTACCGCGCGTTGCCCGGACCAGTCCGGGGAGCGGTCGACCGGCTGCTCGGCGCGGCTCCGGTCGACCGGACGACCAGGGTCGGCGAACTCGGCCGGCAGGCCCGGAAGTTCCGGCGCGGCTCAGAGCCGGACCCGGTCGCCCGCCACCTGGCGTGGCTCCGTCTCCCGGACGATGACGCCGCCCGTGCCGTGGCCCCTCTCGACCCGGAGCGCCGTGCTGGGGACGACCTCGAGGACGCCCATCGCGACGCCCGTCGGATGCTGCCCGAGGGCGACGAGTTCAACCGGATGCTCGCGGTCGACACCCGCTTCGGCCTCCCGAACCAGATGCTCCACAAGGTCGACCTCGCGGGGATGGACTCCTCGCTGGAGGTCCGGGTGCCGTTCCTGGACAGAGAGGTCGTCGAGTACGCGCTCTCGCTTCCGACGAGTCACAAGATCGATGCCCGCGAGCAGAAGCGCGTGCTCCGACGCGCGTTCGACGACGTGCTCCCACAGCGTATCCAGGAACGCGGGAAACAGGGCTTCGACATGCCCATCGGCGAGTGGCTGACGGGGGCACTCGCCGACGACTTCCACGAGGCGCTCGATTCCATCCACGCGCCGTTCCTCGACCAGGGAACGGTGCGCGAGGTCTTCGACGCACACCGCGAGGGCCGGGCCGACCACGCGAAGTTCCTCTGGAGCGTCTATGTCTACGGCCGCTGGGAGCGCCGGCTTCGCAAACGGGGGGTCCCGCTCGGCCTCGATGGCTGACGGTTCGTCCGGCGACCGTCGGATATATCGCCCTGTGGTGACGCCGGTCGGATAGATGACGCCCCAGGAGATGCTCGCGGTCCTCGCGGCGACGGCCGTGGTCCTCGCGGTCTTCCTCGCCACCACCCGATGGGTCGGAAACCACTGGTACGCCGGGGCCGGGACCGTCGCGCTCCTCGGGCACGTGGCGTTCGGCTCCCTCGTCCTTCCGCGGCTCCCCTACACCTGGGACATCGGTCGGTTCCACTACCGGGCGGTACTCATCCTGAACGGGGAACTACCGCCGACAAACCCGACCATCAACTCCTTCGCCGGGGCGCAGGCCGTCCTCTACAGCGTCTTCGGCGCCGACCCGACCGTCGTCGCGGTGTTCAACAGCCTCTGTGCCGTACTGGTCGCGCTTCCCGCGGCCGACCTCGCACGACGGCTCTACCCCGGCCTGTCGACGACCCGTGGCCTCGTCGCGACGGTGCTGTTTCTCCCGCTCCCGTTCGTCTTCCTGACGATTCCGATGCGGGATGCGCTCGGTGTACTCCTGTTCTTCAGCCTGCTCGCTGCGGTCGCACGGGCCTACGACGGAGAGATGTGGCCGGCCGTCATCGGGATTCCGCTGTGGGGTGCGCTGAGTCTTCTCCGACCCGAGCTGGGGGCGATCCTCCTATTGGGCGGGATGGCCGGTGCCGCGGTGCGGGCCATCGATACGGTGGCCGAGCGCCCGGTGACGCTCCGCGGGCTCGTCGCACTCGCGGCGCCCCCGGCAGTTGCCGTCTTTCCGTTCATCACTCCGAGAATCCCCGTCGCACCGTTCGCGGAGCGCCTGCAGCGGCGTACCGTCGGCGGCGCGACCTACCTCGACGGCTTCAGCTACGAGACGAGCCTCGATGTCGTCCTCGCCGCACCTGCCCGGGCGCTCTACTTCCAGTACGCCCCGTTCCCGCTCCACGTCACGTCGGCGTTCGATCTGGTCTCGGTCCTGCTGCTCCCCGTCCTCGTGGCTCTCACAGTCGCGGCCTACCGGTCGGCCCGGGAGTGCGAGCGCGACCTCGCCGTCCTCGTCTTGGTGCTCACGACGTACGCCCTCGGCATCGTCGGCTACGGCCTCGTCGACACCAACTTCGGGACGACGGTCCGGCACCGTGTCCCGTTCACCTTCATGCTGTGTGTCCTCGGGGCGCCGACGATAGAGCGGTGGGCGGCCCGTCTGGTCGGCGTCACACCGCACGGGTCGTCGACACGATCAGCCGCGACAAATCGGACCTGATGGGGTATCGGTGGCTGATTTCCGGCTAGTGCGCGACCGTTCAGGGAGCCTGAATCGGTATCAGGAGGACACTCGCTGCCGCGGCGATGACCCACGTGACGGCCCAGACTGCTGCCCACGGCAACTGCAACGGTGACGAGAGACAGCGCTCGACGTACGACCAGCCAGGCGGTTGTAAGTCGCGGAGCGTAGAGAGCGCCAGCGTGACAACGGTTCCGAGAATCAGGTACTGGAAGACGTATATCGAGAGCTGTGCGAACCATCGAGGATGCACCAGAAGCGTCGCGACGATGCCGACGCTTCCGTAGACGAGCAGTGAGGCCTCGATGACTCCTGTATCACTGACCCGCCGCTCGGAGACGATGAACAGCGCCCCCCCGCCGAGTCCGATGAGGAGGAACAGGAGGTAACTCGGCGTCGTCAGTACATCGACGACGCCCGAGGCCAGTACCGCAAGCGACCACTGCTCGATACCGAGACGGCCTATCGCGCTCTGGGCCACGAAGGATTTCGTGCGTCCTGGTGAAAGCAGCAACGCGACCCCACAGAGGGCGCCGATGCTCCCGGAGAGCCCCAGGTCGACCCAGCGGCGATGGAAGACGAACGCGACGAAGATGACGAGTGCGGTGAGTGCGCCGTAGACGTACTGGTTCAGTCCGATTGCACCGACCAGCAGGCCGACTCCAGTGGCTCGGAGCCGTCTGTGGATCGTGTCCTCCTCCTGCAGACAGTCGTGGAGCAACAACAGTGTGAGGAACACGAGCGGGAAGACGAAGACGTAGTGCCAGAACCCGTCGTAGTAGGCATTCTCCGTGATGCCGAGCCACTGCCAGACCATGAACCCCAGGAGGGTCAGGAACGCGGACTCCCAGTCCGCAACCCGCCACAGCAGAGCGGCGAGGGTAAGTGGAAGCACGACGAAATTGAGAACCGTCGTGTACGTCTGCGTGAGCGCCTGTGCCGCGAACGTCCCTGGATCGAATATGACGAACAGGACCGCCAGTGGAACGTATCGAAGCGGTGGATCGACCGTGGCGTACACGTTCGCACTACTGGCGACTGCTCGGGCCCCCCGAACGATATTGTCCGGATCGCTCGACTGTTCGACGAGCGTCGACTGCCACGCCGAGAGCGGACGCCACCCCAGTGACAGCGCAACGTACAGCAACGGGAGGGTGAACACGACCAGCAGCAGTCCTCTGAACAGAGCCCTGCCATTGGAACGGAGCCCCCGCCAGCCGTCACCTTGCGTAATCGCTGACTGTTCACCGCTGTCGGAGTCCGTCTTCGACACGTTCCGACGTGGCTGCAGCAACGCTCATAGTTCCATCGTAAGGTCAGTTCACCGCTAATCGGCGTCCCTCATCCCCCCGCTCCAATCGGTGCCTGTGCGGCTGCGTTCCCACCGACCTACTCGTCCGGCGGGCGGGGCTCGATGTCGTCGTCGGCAGCACGCCCGCGACCGAGCGGGTCGGCGACTGACCACACCAGTGCCGCGGTCACCGCGAACAGGGCGACGAAACTCAGGAACTTCACGGCCGCGTTCATGCTCGACCGGAGCACCGAGACGACGCTCACCACCAGCACCACCCCGATAATAGCCTGCTGGACGTGCTCGTTCGTGGCGAGCGAGACGGCCGTACTGTCCGCTGCTCGCTCCCGGAGCGTCGCAACCGCTCGGTAGAGCGCCGACCCCTGGACGGTCTCCCGCAGGTCCATGTCCGACCGAGGCACGTGGACCCCGTTAGCCGTTGCGGTCGGCGATGTGTTCGAGTGCGGCGGTCGTCCGCTCGACCGTACTCGCCCAGTCATGGTCGTCGACGACCGCCGTCCGTGGGTCGCGGTCGGTGCCGGCGAGCACGGTACGCAACGCGGCAGCGAACTCCTCGATGTCACCCACCGGAACCGCCTGCCCGACTCCCTCGACGACGGGGGCGACCTGTTCGAGGTCGCTGACGACCGCGGGAACCCCGGAGGCGAGCGCCTCCAGCACGGTCCGGGGGAGTCCCTCGGCGCGCGAGGGGAGGACGAGCACATCCGCGCCGCGATACAGCTGCGGCATCTCGTCGTAGGGGACATGTCCGAGGAAGACAACCGCGTCCTCGAGGCCTCGCTCGCCGACATCGGTCTCGATATCCCCGCGCAGCGGCCCGTCGCCGCAGACGACCAGCCGCGCGTCGGGCTGGGTCTCGCGAAGCCGGTCCAGCGCCGCCACGGCGTCACCCGGGCGCTTCCCCTCGACGAGGCGGCCGACGAAGAGGACCACCGGCTCGCCGTCGGGGAGGCGGTCGCTCACCGCCCCGTCAGGCGTGAACCGCGACGTGTCGATCCCGTTCGGGACGACCTCGACGGGCGCAGTAACGCCGACCCCCCGCAGGCGCTCGCGGTCCTCCTCGGTGTAGCAGAACACCACCTCGCTCTGGTCGAAGGTCCACCGCCCGGCCGTCCGGAGATACGCGTCGAAGACCTTCTCGGGGGCGGTCTGGGAGTAGAGGCCGTGGTTCGTGATAGCCAGCGGCGGTCCGCCCAGGCGCCGTGCAACGGCTGCGAGATTCGTCGAGAAGTAGAGGTGCGAGTGCGCGTGCAGCACGTCGAACGCGCCGGCGTGGCGGCGGAGGTAGCGCGCTACGCCCACAGAGATGTCGTTCCCGAGCGCCGAGAGCGTCGCCGGGCGCCGGATGATCTGGTAGCCCTCGCGCCGCGCCTTGCCGTACTCACCGACGGTCAGGACGGTCACGTCGTGGCCCATCGCGGCCTGGTCACGCGACATCGCGTGGACATGGTACGGCCCGCCGCCCTTCACGTCGGGATAGACCTTCTGCGCGACGCGGAGGATACGCATCACACCGGTATCGACCGGGCGGCCCCATCAACAGTCCGGTGTCGTCCCGAACACGGGTTCGCTATCCGTCTTCCAGCGGCCGGCCGGTCACCGTCCGGACCACATCCACGACTACCATCCACACCTGTCGCATGACGATCTTCAGGTCGAACCAGAAGCTCTGCCGCCGGATGTACTCCACGTCGTAGCGGAGCTTCGCCTCCGGGTCCAGGCTGGTCGCGCCGTTGATCTGGGCCAACCCGGTCAGTCCGGGCTTGACGAACCAGCGCTTGCGCCAGTCCTCGGCTTCGGCCTCAAGATGGGTCTCCTCGCCCGTCCACGCCGCCCGTGGCCCGACCACGCTCATGTCGCCGATCAAAATCGACCAGAGCTGCGGCAGCTCGTCCAGATGCGTCCGACGGATGAATCGGCCGACACGCGTGATGCGGTCGTTCCCCTCGTCCGCGACGGGCGCAGTATCGTCCATCTCCGTCTCACGCATCGACCGGAATTTGTACACGTCGAACGTATCCCCGAACGAGGCGGTCCGTTCCTGCCGGTAGAGCACGCTCCCGCCGTCTTCCAGCTTGATCGCCGCCGCGATACCTAGCATCACCGGCGACAGCACCAGCAACCCCACGCCGGCGAACGCGATATCGAATCCACGCTTCAGGAAGTGGTCCTGCGGGTCCCACGGTTCCAGCTCCACGTCGACCAGCTCATCCTGTCCGAACCCGCTGGTCAGCACGCTGTCGGCGTGCCGACGATGCACCTTCGCGGCGACGCCGTGGTCGTAGCAGGTGTCGAGCGCGCCGAAGAACTCCGCGCGGTCGGGTTCGGCGAAGGCCAGCACAACCGTGTCCACGTCGTACTCGACGAGCACCTCGTCCAGCCGCGAGAGGCCACCCAGCGAGGGGAGCTCTCCCATTCGACTCCCACCATCGGTGAGTCCGAGGGCCGTCTCCGTGTCGGGGTCGGCTGCGAGGGCGAGCTCCCGCGTCGTCCCCGGCGGCGAGACGAAGCCCAGAACGGGCCCCGCCACCGCGTCGAGGATGTCGTTCATCGCGGCGGGGTCGTCGCCGACGAGGATGGTGCGCCCGCCCTCGTCGCGCGGGCGCCGCCGGATGGCGACGAACCACACCGGGACCGTCAGCAGCAGGAACGCCGTGGTGAACAGCAGCGTCACCCGGGGGAGTCGGTAGGTGTAGTCGAAGTAGCCGACGGCCGCGAGTGATACCGTCGCCAGCAGCGTCCGCTCGGCGGCCACCGACGCGGTATCGAGGATGCGCCGCGGCCGAGGCTTGAGTAGCGGCCCGAGGGCGACGAGCACGACGAGGACGGCTGTCGTCGCCTCGAACGCGAACTCCATCCCGTCGGCCGGGGCGAGTGGCAGGTCACCGAGGACCGGCACCAGCGCTAGCAGCGACTGCACAACCGGGTGGTTCGCCAGCGCGACGGCCAGAACCACGAGGCCCACGGTCCCGCCAGCACTGGCCACGCGGTATCGCCACCCGGTTGTCATCGGTGGGAGTCCGGCGTCACGGCCGATAAGTGCAACGGGAGCGTCAGACTCGCGGGTATACGCTACTCACGGAAGAACGGGTACCCACCCCCATCGGGCCGGTGGACCGCACTCAGACACCGGCCGACCCGCGCTCAGCCGTCCTGGGCCCAATCCGGGCGCTCGACCTCCGTGCCGTCGAGTCCGACCGTCGCGAACGTGGCCCGGTACTGGACCGTCTCCCCGTCCTGCTGGAGGGTCGCGGTGTACCGGAGCGCGCGGACGATGCCCTCCCGGTCGACCACCATCGTCACGTTCCCGTCGACGATCTCCCCCGAGGACTGCTGCGAGGAGCCCAGCGAGTCAGCGTCGTCGAGGTCGGTGGCCCGGAGTCGGAAGAAGGTCTTCCCGGACTCCCGGATGCGGGTCGTCTCGTCGAAGCTGACGTTCGACAGTACTCCGCCCACGTACCGCTCCCCGACGAAGCCGCTGGGCTGGAGCGTCGCGTCGACCCGGCCGTAGGAGGTCTCCTGGCCCTCCTGCACCCGGATGTACTGGGTCCCGTTGTCGTAGTAGCGGGTGCGCCGAACGACCGTCGACCCCTGCTCGCCGGTCGAGGAGATGAAGGTATCAGTCAGCGCCCGGGGCTCGTCAGGAGAGACCCGCTGGACGAGTTCCGTCTGCGAGGTCCCCGCCTCGCGCTGGACCGTCGTGTTGGAGACGAACGCGAAGCTGTCCTTCGCGACCAGGCCGTCGACGTGGGCCTGCCGCGCGGCGCTCGCATCCGAGATGCCGCTCGTGGAGTAGCCAGCCGGGTACGAGACCGACTCGGAGCCGTTCGCGCCGCCCGCTCCACTGTCGGGCGTTGGAGTCCCGTCGGGCGTGGGCGTCCCCGACCCGGGCGCCCCGTTCGTGGGGGTGGTAGCCCCCTGCCGCGACGATTCGTCGCCGCCCGTGGCGGTCGGTGAGCTCGACGGGTCACCGGGAGCCGCCGTGTCACCGTCTCCACCCGGACCACTGGACGTGCTCGCGCCGCCCCCGCCCGAGGTGGCGGTCCCGGCCGCAGACCCGGTCGCAGCAGTGGTGGTAGTCGTTGCCGACTGTTCGTCGCTCGCTGTCGGTTCGCCGCTCGCTGTCGGAGTGGGCGTCGTCGACGGAGTATCGTCGGATGTCGGCGCTCCACCCCCGGGTAACGAACAGCCGGCGAGGAGGACGAGCAGTGTCACCGCGAGGACCGCGACCTTGCGTCGCATTACCCCGGGTAGCGAAGTTCCGTGTTTACCTCTGGTGGTCGGCCAAGAAGCTGACCGGACAGGTCCACCCCAGGCCCCGGGACCGTCCCGGACCGAACCAGCCCGGACCACCTCTCACCCCGACGACTAGCGTACTCGCACCTGTCCGATGAGAAATGATGACTTGTTTATCTTCTGTCATAATGGCCCGGATATGGGCGGTGAAACATCCACGGGGCTGCGTACAGTCGGGTAGCGTGGATGCAGCTGACAGAATATTCAGCGATATTACATATGTTGCTCGCGGCGGTGGTCGTGCTCGCTGGTGCGGCGGGTCCGGCCCTGGCCGCGACGCAGACGGACGACCCGCTGGCCGACCAGGAGCAGTCAGTCGGAGACGAGACCACGACGGCCGGCGAGACCGGAAACCAGACTACCGACGCCGCGGACGGGGGGACCGGGCAGGCTGCCTCGGGTGGTGCGGACACCGCGGCCGCCGACGCGGGAACAGCCGACTCGCCGGTGCGGAGTATCGGGACGGGCGCGCTTCCCACACTCCCGCTCAGGCAGGTCCCGGGACTCTACGATGACGCCCCCGTCGAACCAGAGGACGCCCCGTACGGGTCGGAAGGCGAAGGGCGACTCGACGCCTGCAAACTGCCGATCCGGCAGAGCGACCTCCCCCTCGAGATGGCCCCGGGACCGTCGGACCTCCCGGTGGACGTGAACCTCCCCATCGTCCCCACGAGCCTCCTGACCCCGCGGAACGTCGCGAGTCTCGGGTTCGCGCTGCCACCGAAACCCTGTACCGTCTACGACTTCCACGACCCGTCGCTCGACCCGACCGAGCCGCCGACCAACCCCGAGGCGGTGGGTGAACTGAACCGGGCCGAGTTCGGGCCCGACGGCGTCAACGTCGCGGGTAGCACCCTCGGCATCCTGGAGCGGGACGGCTTCCGCGGGACGAACCTCGCGGGGCTCGTTGCCAACCAGGAGAAGGTCAGCGGGGGCAACCGCCTGAAGATCACCGACGGGCGGACCTCGAAGTACGTCTACCTCAAGGGCCTCGGCCTCGTCCACGTCGAGCGCCGTGTCGTCGACGGCGACCTGGACCTCGCGGTCTTCGGCAAGAGCTTCAAGATAGACGCCCGGTGCGAGTTCCAGAACGCCTCGGCCCCCTCGGCCGACGACCCTCTGGGCCCGTGTCAGTACGACTACACCGGACTCCCCGAACTCGTCACGCCCGAGCGGGTGGTCGACCTCCTCCTGAACGGGCCGGACCAGCCCATCGTCCAGCCGAAATCGGGCGGCCTCTCGCCGTCACTGGCGCAGGACTGACCCCGGGGACTCGGTCGTCTGTTCCTGACCGCCTGTCTCCCTGCGATAGAAGGACAGCGTTGGAAGGTGCTCCGGCGAACGGCAGTAGTTCTCCCCGTGACGATTACGACGCCCGCACCAGCGGCTCGTACCAGTCCCGGTTCGCCCGGTACCACTCGACGAACTTCCGGACGCCCTCGCGGATGTCGTGGGTTGGCTCGTAGCCCAGCAGGTCGCCGGCCTTCGACACGTCGGCATGGGTGTGCTCGGCGTCGGCCGAGTGACGGTCGTCGAACTCGAACGCCAGCTCCGGGGCGATCTCGTCGCGGATGACCGCCGCCAGCTCGCGGATCTCGATGTTGTCGGTCGAGCCGATGTTGACCGCCTCACCGTCGGCCGCGTCCGTCTCCAGCAGCGACAGGTTCGCCGCGACCACGTCGTCGATGTAGGTGAAATCCCGCGTCTGCGTGCCGTCGCCGTAGATGACGGGCGGCTCGCCGTTCGTACAGCGCGAGACGAAGTTGGTGATGGCCATGTTCGGGCGCATCCGGGGGCCGTACACGGTGAAGTACCGGAGCGCGACGGCCGGGAGGTCGTACACCTCGCTGTAGGCACACAGGTAGCGCTCGGCCGCGAGCTTGGAGGCGCCGTACGGCGATACCGGTGTCGTCGGGTGGACCTCGTCGTACGGGAGGTACTCGGGAACGCCGTACACGGACGACGAGGAGGCCATGACGATACGCTCCACGTCGCTCGCGCGGGCCGCGTCGAGGATGTTGAGTGTCCCGTCGACGTTCACCTCGTCGTAGACACGGGGTTCGGCCACGCTGTCACGGACGCCGGCGCGACCTGCCTGGTGGAAGACGTAGTCGGCGTCGCCGACGAGGTCCGCGACGAGGGCCGCGTCGCGCACGTCGCCCTTCACGAACTCGTAGTCGGTGCCGGCGTCGGCCGCGGTCTCCCGGTGGACCTCCAGCGTCCGCTCCTTGATGCCCAGGTCGTAGTAGGGATGCATCTCGTCGATGACCGTCACGTCGTGGCCCTCGGCGAGGAACCGCTCGGCGAGGTGGCCACCGATGAAGCCCGCGCCGCCCGTCACGAGAATCTGCATGGCGCCGTGTCGTCGGGGATG of the Haloglomus salinum genome contains:
- a CDS encoding sugar transferase, whose translation is MTTGWRYRVASAGGTVGLVVLAVALANHPVVQSLLALVPVLGDLPLAPADGMEFAFEATTAVLVVLVALGPLLKPRPRRILDTASVAAERTLLATVSLAAVGYFDYTYRLPRVTLLFTTAFLLLTVPVWFVAIRRRPRDEGGRTILVGDDPAAMNDILDAVAGPVLGFVSPPGTTRELALAADPDTETALGLTDGGSRMGELPSLGGLSRLDEVLVEYDVDTVVLAFAEPDRAEFFGALDTCYDHGVAAKVHRRHADSVLTSGFGQDELVDVELEPWDPQDHFLKRGFDIAFAGVGLLVLSPVMLGIAAAIKLEDGGSVLYRQERTASFGDTFDVYKFRSMRETEMDDTAPVADEGNDRITRVGRFIRRTHLDELPQLWSILIGDMSVVGPRAAWTGEETHLEAEAEDWRKRWFVKPGLTGLAQINGATSLDPEAKLRYDVEYIRRQSFWFDLKIVMRQVWMVVVDVVRTVTGRPLEDG
- a CDS encoding glycosyltransferase family 4 protein, with translation MRILRVAQKVYPDVKGGGPYHVHAMSRDQAAMGHDVTVLTVGEYGKARREGYQIIRRPATLSALGNDISVGVARYLRRHAGAFDVLHAHSHLYFSTNLAAVARRLGGPPLAITNHGLYSQTAPEKVFDAYLRTAGRWTFDQSEVVFCYTEEDRERLRGVGVTAPVEVVPNGIDTSRFTPDGAVSDRLPDGEPVVLFVGRLVEGKRPGDAVAALDRLRETQPDARLVVCGDGPLRGDIETDVGERGLEDAVVFLGHVPYDEMPQLYRGADVLVLPSRAEGLPRTVLEALASGVPAVVSDLEQVAPVVEGVGQAVPVGDIEEFAAALRTVLAGTDRDPRTAVVDDHDWASTVERTTAALEHIADRNG
- a CDS encoding DUF7537 family lipoprotein, whose amino-acid sequence is MRRKVAVLAVTLLVLLAGCSLPGGGAPTSDDTPSTTPTPTASGEPTASDEQSATTTTTAATGSAAGTATSGGGGASTSSGPGGDGDTAAPGDPSSSPTATGGDESSRQGATTPTNGAPGSGTPTPDGTPTPDSGAGGANGSESVSYPAGYSTSGISDASAARQAHVDGLVAKDSFAFVSNTTVQREAGTSQTELVQRVSPDEPRALTDTFISSTGEQGSTVVRRTRYYDNGTQYIRVQEGQETSYGRVDATLQPSGFVGERYVGGVLSNVSFDETTRIRESGKTFFRLRATDLDDADSLGSSQQSSGEIVDGNVTMVVDREGIVRALRYTATLQQDGETVQYRATFATVGLDGTEVERPDWAQDG
- a CDS encoding NAD-dependent epimerase/dehydratase family protein, with protein sequence MQILVTGGAGFIGGHLAERFLAEGHDVTVIDEMHPYYDLGIKERTLEVHRETAADAGTDYEFVKGDVRDAALVADLVGDADYVFHQAGRAGVRDSVAEPRVYDEVNVDGTLNILDAARASDVERIVMASSSSVYGVPEYLPYDEVHPTTPVSPYGASKLAAERYLCAYSEVYDLPAVALRYFTVYGPRMRPNMAITNFVSRCTNGEPPVIYGDGTQTRDFTYIDDVVAANLSLLETDAADGEAVNIGSTDNIEIRELAAVIRDEIAPELAFEFDDRHSADAEHTHADVSKAGDLLGYEPTHDIREGVRKFVEWYRANRDWYEPLVRAS
- the asnB gene encoding asparagine synthase (glutamine-hydrolyzing); this translates as MCGIAGVLDPSSLPDEDTLQRMNDCLAHRGPDDAGIHVNEPVALAHRRLSIIDPESGQQPMFNEDRTVAVVFNGEIYNHRDLRDKLSTSHTFRTDADTEVLVHLYEEHGPSFVDRLDGMFAFALWDTARERLVLARDRMGIKPLVLARDGNRLAFASELPALFEPDIDLGGLDRAALGTYFCLGFAPAPRTAFRNVTKLRPGELAVVEHEDGGRGDGSLSVNRRRYYQPTIEPRNPSLDTAATELHRRVERAVERRLMSDVPLGAFLSGGLDSSIVVGTMADLMDEPVRTFTVGFDEARFDESWAAREVAEYHGTDHYEYTVTPDDVREAIPGVLDRLGEPFADPSLVPTSVVARETARDVTVALSGDGADELFAGYSKYRGEHLSTYYRALPGPVRGAVDRLLGAAPVDRTTRVGELGRQARKFRRGSEPDPVARHLAWLRLPDDDAARAVAPLDPERRAGDDLEDAHRDARRMLPEGDEFNRMLAVDTRFGLPNQMLHKVDLAGMDSSLEVRVPFLDREVVEYALSLPTSHKIDAREQKRVLRRAFDDVLPQRIQERGKQGFDMPIGEWLTGALADDFHEALDSIHAPFLDQGTVREVFDAHREGRADHAKFLWSVYVYGRWERRLRKRGVPLGLDG